A genomic region of Campylobacter corcagiensis contains the following coding sequences:
- a CDS encoding heavy-metal-associated domain-containing protein — protein sequence MKKLLLLTIGLSFLLADQIYELNVENMSCGGCAKNIQKLSNTVATVVDMSFDIDTKDLNLTIKDEDDIQKVLELIKEKGYKAKLKN from the coding sequence ATGAAAAAATTACTTTTATTAACCATTGGCTTGTCATTTTTACTTGCAGATCAAATTTATGAATTAAATGTAGAAAATATGAGTTGTGGCGGATGTGCAAAAAATATACAAAAGCTTTCAAACACAGTTGCAACGGTTGTTGATATGAGCTTTGATATAGACACAAAAGATCTAAATTTAACCATAAAAGATGAAGATGACATCCAAAAAGTGCTAGAACTTATCAAAGAAAAAGGATATAAAGCAAAACTTAAAAATTAA
- the phsA gene encoding thiosulfate reductase PhsA, whose amino-acid sequence MNRRSFLKTSAGVGTLATLKLNAKSSEIFKGSNEKGVASVCEMCSTRCPIEAKVVDGKCVFIQGNSKFSSNKTSVCARGGAGVNQLYDDQRLVKPLIRDGKRGSGKWKEASWDEALDFCAKKLNEIKDKYGPQAVVFTSKSGESHTQLVNLACAYGSSNIYSHWSCCPITEKIAVPHTFGSSPKRDFANAKYIVNFGHNLFEGIVISDTKKLAKFANDKSTKLLVLEPRFSGVAAKADEWLPIRPGTDLAFLMALIHVWLRDGKYDKKFVEKYTVGLEELKMAVKDSTPKWQESHTGISADTVERVADEIYKASPKVIIDWGHKTTTTRAEYQRTRAICIANALMGNFEKEGGIYFGKNSKTFNTLCGEELFPVLANPNSVFKVPKTPRIDGCGEDGHRHKFIPRKHGVLMDIVPAILSQKPYPVKGWVSTRFNYLINVAGEVDAIKAIKELDFVLAIDIYESDFAHFADVILPVATYLERDEGIQDKSGTAPGFYMRNKVVEPVGGTMGGYELFRELARRLNIDKDYSWNTVAEYRMQQAKGNAELIASLEKDGYVGWKVPKVYYREPKFISKFVEKYPNASQFVDENGNMSSLMKFKTPSGKIELFCAQVEEALPGEGCLHTKDMDCYDGYDLCLMSGKTPIHTNGHTQNIKVLNDMMSEAPIWIHPNTAKKQGLKDGQRVLVRNKFGEGRAKIMFTEGIREDALFVYHGFGHISSGLKRTNGVGFNQSKILNPADGPVCGTMVTNVGVELVKI is encoded by the coding sequence ATGAATAGACGAAGTTTTTTAAAAACAAGTGCTGGGGTTGGCACTTTAGCTACTTTAAAGCTAAATGCCAAAAGTAGTGAAATTTTTAAAGGTAGCAATGAAAAAGGAGTTGCTAGTGTGTGTGAGATGTGTTCAACTAGATGCCCAATTGAAGCAAAAGTTGTAGATGGTAAATGTGTTTTTATACAAGGAAATTCAAAATTTAGCTCAAATAAGACATCAGTTTGTGCAAGAGGTGGAGCAGGTGTAAATCAGCTATATGATGATCAAAGACTTGTTAAACCTTTAATAAGAGATGGTAAAAGAGGTAGTGGTAAGTGGAAAGAAGCAAGTTGGGATGAAGCACTTGATTTTTGTGCTAAAAAATTAAATGAGATAAAAGATAAATACGGTCCACAAGCGGTTGTATTTACATCCAAATCGGGCGAAAGTCACACTCAACTAGTAAATCTTGCCTGTGCTTATGGTAGTTCAAATATTTACTCTCACTGGTCATGCTGTCCTATTACAGAAAAAATTGCCGTTCCGCATACATTTGGTAGTTCACCAAAAAGAGATTTTGCTAATGCAAAATATATAGTAAATTTTGGACATAATCTTTTTGAGGGAATTGTAATTTCTGATACTAAAAAGTTGGCTAAATTTGCAAATGATAAATCCACCAAGCTTTTAGTTTTAGAGCCAAGATTTAGTGGAGTTGCAGCAAAAGCTGATGAGTGGTTGCCTATTAGACCTGGAACTGATTTAGCATTTTTAATGGCACTGATTCATGTCTGGTTAAGAGATGGCAAATATGATAAGAAATTTGTAGAAAAATATACTGTTGGACTTGAAGAATTAAAAATGGCTGTAAAGGATAGCACTCCAAAGTGGCAAGAGAGTCATACAGGAATTTCAGCCGATACAGTTGAGAGAGTAGCTGATGAAATTTATAAAGCCTCTCCAAAGGTTATAATTGACTGGGGGCATAAAACTACTACTACAAGGGCAGAATATCAAAGAACAAGGGCAATTTGTATAGCAAATGCTTTAATGGGTAATTTTGAAAAAGAAGGTGGCATTTATTTTGGTAAAAACTCAAAAACATTTAACACTTTATGCGGTGAAGAGCTTTTTCCAGTACTTGCCAATCCAAATAGTGTATTTAAGGTTCCAAAAACTCCAAGGATAGATGGATGTGGCGAAGATGGACATAGGCATAAATTTATTCCACGAAAACATGGTGTTTTAATGGATATAGTTCCTGCTATATTAAGCCAAAAACCCTACCCGGTAAAAGGCTGGGTAAGTACTAGGTTTAATTATCTTATAAATGTAGCAGGAGAGGTGGATGCGATAAAGGCTATTAAAGAGCTTGATTTTGTGTTAGCTATTGACATTTATGAGAGTGACTTTGCACATTTTGCTGATGTGATACTACCTGTTGCTACCTATCTTGAGAGAGATGAGGGCATTCAAGATAAAAGTGGAACGGCACCTGGGTTTTATATGAGAAATAAAGTTGTTGAACCAGTTGGTGGAACAATGGGTGGATATGAGCTATTTAGAGAGCTTGCTAGGCGTTTAAATATAGATAAAGACTATAGTTGGAACACAGTTGCTGAGTATAGAATGCAACAAGCCAAAGGCAATGCTGAGTTAATAGCGTCTTTAGAAAAAGATGGATATGTAGGTTGGAAAGTGCCAAAAGTATACTATAGAGAGCCAAAGTTTATCTCTAAATTTGTAGAAAAATATCCAAATGCTTCGCAGTTTGTAGATGAAAATGGAAATATGAGTTCTTTGATGAAATTTAAAACTCCAAGTGGCAAAATAGAGCTATTTTGTGCCCAGGTAGAAGAAGCTCTTCCTGGAGAGGGCTGTTTACATACTAAAGATATGGATTGCTATGATGGATATGATTTGTGTCTTATGAGTGGCAAAACACCAATACATACAAATGGACATACTCAAAATATCAAAGTTTTAAATGATATGATGAGTGAAGCTCCTATTTGGATACATCCAAATACTGCTAAAAAGCAGGGCTTAAAAGATGGTCAAAGAGTTTTAGTAAGAAATAAATTTGGAGAGGGAAGGGCTAAGATTATGTTTACAGAAGGCATTAGAGAAGATGCTTTATTTGTTTATCATGGTTTTGGGCATATAAGTAGTGGACTAAAAAGGACAAATGGAGTTGGTTTTAATCAAAGTAAAATATTAAATCCAGCTGATGGTCCTGTTTGTGGAACAATGGTCACAAATGTTGGCGTTGAGTTAGTTAAAATTTAA
- a CDS encoding 4Fe-4S dicluster domain-containing protein translates to MKKFAMIHDENLCIGCQACSVACRNEHGVADDRYRLQVRADLKGKFPKLKLNYERHSCVMCDDAPCVEVCPTHASFKTAEGITLVDPTTCVGCKYCILACPYDARFVDPKSGNIEKCTFCFETRGGEIPACVSVCPTDALIFGDLNDPNSDVVKYASTHSLELPKEHLKTKPNLGFVRNYKGGNHE, encoded by the coding sequence ATGAAAAAATTTGCAATGATTCATGATGAAAATTTATGTATAGGTTGCCAAGCCTGTTCAGTTGCCTGTAGAAATGAACACGGTGTTGCTGATGATAGATATAGACTTCAAGTAAGAGCTGATTTGAAGGGTAAATTTCCAAAACTTAAGCTAAACTATGAAAGGCATAGTTGCGTGATGTGTGATGATGCGCCTTGTGTTGAAGTTTGTCCAACTCATGCTAGTTTTAAAACTGCAGAAGGCATAACTTTAGTCGATCCTACAACCTGTGTTGGCTGTAAATACTGCATCTTAGCCTGTCCATATGATGCTAGGTTTGTAGATCCAAAAAGTGGCAACATAGAAAAATGCACATTTTGTTTTGAGACAAGAGGTGGAGAAATACCAGCTTGTGTAAGTGTGTGTCCAACTGATGCTTTAATTTTTGGGGATTTAAATGATCCTAATAGCGATGTAGTTAAATATGCATCAACGCACTCTTTAGAACTACCAAAAGAGCATTTAAAAACTAAGCCAAATTTAGGTTTTGTTAGAAACTATAAAGGGGGAAATCATGAATAA
- the nrfD gene encoding NrfD/PsrC family molybdoenzyme membrane anchor subunit produces the protein MNNMWGSMAQYEHLNWGWHIAIYLFLAGLAAGAVMIALIVKWNRHQSNTSSIWDAMVKAGAITAPIAITIGLGLLILELSKPFSFYWILIKYNLLSVMSWGVIALLVFTPFSYLFAVMIFEEDIDRSSSIIRYLRPITKLIRRFASFSKAVEIFIFILALIVGLYTGFLLGAANKVALWNTPILPLLFLLSGFSSGIAMTILVGMIFFKGSLNKDSVKYLLVIDLRVIIFEIPMLIILFLGLWFEGGSTREVVVSVLTKEYASLFWIGSVGIGLLVPVLIAATALKNHAYRPVYIVLNSIVLLVGVVCLRFFFVYAGQAYIM, from the coding sequence ATGAATAATATGTGGGGAAGTATGGCTCAATATGAGCATCTAAATTGGGGTTGGCACATTGCGATTTATCTCTTTTTGGCTGGACTTGCAGCTGGTGCTGTAATGATTGCTCTTATAGTTAAGTGGAACCGACATCAAAGCAATACTAGTTCCATTTGGGATGCTATGGTAAAAGCTGGTGCTATAACAGCTCCTATAGCCATAACTATTGGTCTTGGTTTATTAATACTTGAACTTAGTAAACCTTTTAGTTTTTACTGGATTTTAATAAAATACAACCTTTTATCAGTAATGAGTTGGGGTGTTATAGCTTTACTTGTTTTTACACCTTTTTCATATTTGTTTGCAGTAATGATTTTTGAAGAAGATATTGATAGAAGTAGTTCAATAATTAGGTATTTAAGACCTATTACTAAGCTTATTCGTAGATTTGCATCTTTCTCAAAGGCGGTTGAAATTTTCATATTTATATTAGCTCTTATTGTTGGGTTATATACAGGTTTTTTACTTGGAGCTGCTAATAAAGTAGCACTTTGGAATACCCCAATACTTCCACTACTTTTTTTACTATCAGGTTTTTCAAGTGGTATTGCGATGACTATTTTGGTAGGAATGATTTTTTTTAAAGGCTCTCTAAATAAAGATAGTGTAAAATATCTCTTAGTTATAGATTTAAGAGTTATTATTTTTGAGATACCTATGCTTATTATTCTTTTTCTTGGGCTTTGGTTTGAAGGTGGAAGCACAAGAGAGGTGGTAGTTTCTGTGCTAACTAAAGAGTATGCTAGTTTGTTCTGGATTGGTTCTGTTGGTATAGGGCTTTTAGTTCCTGTTTTAATAGCAGCTACTGCACTTAAAAATCACGCATATAGACCTGTTTATATCGTACTAAACTCTATAGTACTTTTAGTGGGGGTTGTTTGCCTTAGGTTTTTCTTTGTGTATGCAGGACAAGCATATATAATGTAA
- a CDS encoding response regulator transcription factor encodes MKILLLEDDFAYKESISEYLQSLGYDVDTASNGLEACDKIALNVYHLFIFDIKVPEISGHEVMKYVKSLNITTPIMIMTSLIDIDDMAIGYELGCNEYLKKPFELAEMKFRVAELMRKYYSVGDKSIVFIDKIYEFNTASKDIKFKDKTINLTTGEMEILEYLLLRKGSFVGIDEIISEVGNLGTNSVDIRMHIMKIRQKTSKNFIISKRGLGYKINA; translated from the coding sequence TTGAAAATTTTACTTTTAGAAGATGATTTTGCTTATAAAGAGAGTATTAGCGAGTATTTACAAAGTCTTGGATATGATGTAGATACGGCAAGTAACGGTCTTGAAGCTTGTGATAAAATAGCTTTAAATGTTTATCATCTTTTTATTTTTGATATAAAAGTACCTGAAATTTCAGGACATGAAGTTATGAAATATGTAAAAAGTTTAAATATTACAACTCCTATAATGATAATGACTTCATTAATTGACATAGATGATATGGCTATTGGGTATGAACTTGGGTGTAATGAGTACCTTAAAAAGCCATTTGAGCTTGCTGAGATGAAATTTAGAGTTGCAGAACTTATGAGAAAATACTACTCAGTTGGCGATAAAAGCATAGTTTTTATAGATAAAATTTATGAGTTTAATACAGCTTCTAAAGATATAAAATTCAAAGATAAAACTATAAATTTAACTACTGGTGAGATGGAAATTTTGGAGTACTTGCTTTTGAGAAAAGGTAGTTTTGTAGGCATTGATGAGATAATATCTGAAGTTGGCAATCTAGGGACAAATAGTGTAGATATTAGAATGCATATTATGAAAATTCGTCAAAAAACTAGTAAAAATTTTATTATTTCAAAACGCGGTTTAGGGTATAAAATAAATGCTTAG
- a CDS encoding sensor histidine kinase: MILTITKDGTAKDSVNLLKARMEEIKANPKSTSLVYEQAILDKNYKIISSNLTFLPSNFNFKVLKERNFIYYKDYAFYGDDLYFLIVAKNVNYSKLKFISFITFLCTIIVVFYVTKLTYKSVTLPFLEKNQMLNTFFNDAMHELKTPLGVASINLEMLEFRDKHTHRIKGALRQMKVAYEDVEYFIKNERVNFPKEIINFSEFLRDRIRFSSTIANVKKISIEEFIADGLEIYMSKVEATRLVDNNLSNALKYSHPNSIIKVELVKDKNSASFSVEDFGIGIKDSAKIWSRFQKEDTTRGGFGLGLNIVLKICQKYAINYSVDSVYQKGSKFTYKIPLYKELLLDNIG; encoded by the coding sequence ATGATATTAACAATTACAAAAGATGGCACTGCTAAAGATAGTGTAAATTTGCTTAAAGCTAGAATGGAAGAGATAAAAGCCAACCCTAAAAGCACAAGCTTAGTATATGAACAAGCTATCCTTGATAAAAACTATAAAATAATAAGTTCAAATTTGACATTTTTGCCATCAAATTTCAACTTTAAGGTTTTAAAAGAGAGAAATTTTATCTACTATAAAGATTATGCTTTTTATGGTGATGATCTCTATTTTTTAATAGTTGCTAAAAATGTAAATTATTCAAAGCTTAAATTTATAAGTTTTATAACATTTCTTTGTACTATCATTGTTGTATTTTATGTCACAAAACTAACTTATAAAAGTGTTACTTTGCCATTTTTAGAAAAAAATCAGATGTTAAATACCTTCTTTAATGATGCTATGCACGAGCTTAAAACTCCACTTGGAGTAGCAAGTATAAATTTAGAGATGCTGGAATTTAGAGATAAGCACACTCATCGTATAAAGGGAGCTTTAAGACAGATGAAGGTTGCATATGAAGATGTTGAGTATTTTATCAAAAATGAAAGAGTAAATTTTCCAAAAGAGATTATAAATTTTAGTGAGTTTTTAAGGGATAGAATACGCTTTTCAAGCACAATAGCAAATGTTAAAAAAATCAGTATAGAAGAATTTATAGCAGATGGATTGGAAATTTATATGAGTAAGGTTGAGGCTACAAGATTGGTTGATAACAATCTTTCAAATGCCTTAAAGTACTCTCATCCAAATAGTATTATTAAAGTAGAACTTGTTAAGGATAAAAATAGTGCTAGTTTTAGCGTGGAAGATTTTGGTATAGGTATAAAAGATAGTGCTAAAATTTGGAGTAGATTTCAAAAAGAAGATACTACTAGGGGAGGTTTTGGTTTAGGGCTTAATATAGTTCTTAAGATTTGTCAGAAATATGCTATAAACTACTCTGTAGATAGTGTATATCAAAAAGGCTCTAAATTTACTTATAAAATTCCACTTTATAAAGAGTTGCTACTTGATAATATCGGATAG
- a CDS encoding cache domain-containing protein produces MSHKFLKTIFFIATASLVLYFLIGYLNSKNIDESKDFLDSSAKVLLNSAKEDRLNALAMSTLISHNKALKECMSSKNLDDCKNILNNHVNTLKEIPLYKNVKIHLHSNDILSLVRSWDSNLTGDDLSSFRHSLKMVKNSKKPISGIEIGRCGVYTRGISPIIKDEEFLGSVEVMLDFSYLNESMKKSGVNLFILIPKRFKTDCFSDKLSLVKGYILLNEMNVDLNFVNMLNEIDLNKSYTKIGSNHFYSMKFFDLNEEFIGYIILHINYPILSSSNSL; encoded by the coding sequence ATGAGCCATAAATTTCTAAAAACTATCTTTTTTATAGCTACTGCATCTTTGGTTTTGTACTTTTTAATTGGGTACTTAAACAGTAAAAACATAGATGAGTCTAAAGATTTTTTAGACAGTAGTGCTAAGGTTTTATTAAATTCAGCCAAAGAAGATAGATTAAACGCTCTTGCTATGTCAACTCTCATCTCTCATAATAAAGCCCTCAAGGAGTGTATGTCAAGTAAAAATTTGGATGATTGCAAAAACATACTAAACAACCATGTAAACACACTTAAAGAAATTCCACTTTATAAAAATGTGAAAATTCACCTACACTCAAATGATATATTAAGTCTAGTTAGAAGCTGGGATTCTAATCTAACAGGCGATGATTTAAGTAGCTTTAGGCATTCACTTAAAATGGTTAAAAATAGCAAAAAGCCGATTTCTGGTATTGAGATTGGAAGATGTGGGGTTTATACAAGAGGAATTTCTCCTATTATTAAAGATGAAGAGTTTCTTGGCTCAGTAGAGGTTATGCTTGATTTTTCATATTTAAATGAGAGTATGAAAAAATCCGGTGTAAATCTTTTTATCCTTATTCCAAAGAGATTTAAAACTGACTGCTTTAGTGATAAACTCTCCTTGGTAAAGGGTTATATTTTACTAAATGAAATGAATGTAGATCTAAATTTTGTTAATATGCTAAATGAGATAGACTTAAATAAAAGCTACACAAAAATAGGAAGTAATCACTTCTATTCTATGAAATTTTTTGATTTGAATGAGGAATTTATAGGCTATATAATCCTTCACATTAACTATCCGATATTATCAAGTAGCAACTCTTTATAA
- a CDS encoding YceI family protein — protein MKKLLFSAVACSFLLVGAANAKDYAVDPTHTNVGFKIKHLQISNVRGSFDDFEGKIDFDPETKELKKFEAIVKVASINTKNEGRDDHLRNPDYFEVEKYPEMKFVMKEFVKEDDGEEGVVKGDLTIKDVTLPVEFEYDFGGVIKNEKVDKIGFTLEGEIDRTKFNVGEESIGIGSEVDITIEVEADAI, from the coding sequence ATGAAAAAATTACTATTTTCAGCAGTTGCATGTTCGTTTTTACTAGTAGGAGCTGCAAATGCTAAAGATTACGCAGTTGATCCTACTCATACTAATGTCGGGTTTAAAATAAAACATCTTCAAATTAGCAATGTTAGAGGTAGCTTTGATGATTTTGAAGGAAAAATAGACTTTGATCCTGAGACAAAGGAGTTAAAGAAATTTGAAGCAATAGTTAAGGTTGCATCTATTAACACAAAAAATGAAGGAAGAGATGACCATTTAAGAAATCCAGACTACTTTGAAGTAGAAAAATATCCAGAAATGAAATTTGTAATGAAAGAGTTTGTAAAAGAAGATGATGGTGAAGAAGGCGTTGTAAAAGGCGATCTAACAATAAAAGATGTAACTTTACCAGTTGAATTTGAGTATGACTTTGGTGGCGTTATTAAAAATGAAAAAGTTGATAAAATCGGCTTTACACTAGAAGGCGAAATCGATAGAACTAAATTTAATGTTGGCGAAGAAAGCATTGGTATTGGTAGCGAAGTAGATATCACAATAGAAGTAGAAGCAGACGCAATATAA
- a CDS encoding HIT domain-containing protein, with the protein MSRIYEDDFIYIEKENSQIPWVKIFTQKDFKELSHCDEFTLDRLFKASMIVEKTMLSFYKPDKINHASFANYVPKVHIHVMARFKNDNFFPESVWGKKQRDTNLNLPSFDKFTEILKKNLEILFTYT; encoded by the coding sequence TTGAGTAGAATTTATGAAGATGATTTTATCTATATAGAAAAAGAAAACTCTCAAATTCCTTGGGTAAAGATTTTTACCCAAAAGGATTTTAAAGAGTTAAGCCATTGTGATGAATTTACGCTAGATAGGCTATTTAAAGCCTCAATGATAGTTGAAAAAACTATGCTTAGCTTTTATAAACCAGATAAGATAAATCATGCAAGTTTTGCAAATTATGTTCCAAAAGTACACATTCATGTAATGGCTAGATTTAAAAACGATAACTTTTTCCCAGAGTCAGTGTGGGGTAAAAAACAAAGAGATACCAACTTAAATTTGCCTAGCTTTGATAAATTTACAGAAATTTTAAAGAAAAATTTAGAAATTTTGTTTACTTATACCTAG
- the glmS gene encoding glutamine--fructose-6-phosphate transaminase (isomerizing), protein MCGIVGYIGSKEKKSIILSGLKELEYRGYDSSGIATMSGEKIDCFKAVGKLSNLEEKTKNFTSDGFGVAIGHTRWATHGKPTEINAHPHLGEYSFVTHNGIIENYQEIKDELEKDGVNFLSQTDTEVIVHLFEKFNEELKDPFKAFEKTISKLVGSYAILIISKAAGDTIFFAKNAVPMIIGQDDNGEVFFSSSDAPLIGYVKDVVYLDDKMYGYAKKGVVEIYKNHKTIKPQKHALPTDRSYAQKEGFRFFMEKEIYEQSTVATETMMGRVKNGTIKFDEISPEIFDGIDEIVLCACGTSYHAALTASYLFERVAKIRTKVEIASEFRYKEPFLNKNSLFIVVSQSGETADTLEALKIAKDAGLKTLAICNVDNSSMVRLAGNVILTRAGIEKGVASTKAFTTQVMTLWMVVLYLANLRKILSNDELKNETKALLNLPKVLEVDPKLHEKIRRISKHYLHGHGFFFIGRDVFYPLALEGALKLKEISYLHAEGYASGEMKHGPIALVDEGLFTIALLPKNTLYEKTKSNVEEIAARDGFVLAISPLEFELSDDFIKTSEQEHFMSEFFEMMVVLQLFALEISIRLGNDVDMPRNLAKSVTVE, encoded by the coding sequence ATGTGTGGGATAGTTGGATATATCGGAAGCAAAGAGAAAAAATCTATCATACTTAGCGGACTTAAAGAGCTTGAATACAGAGGCTATGACAGTTCAGGCATTGCTACAATGTCAGGTGAAAAGATTGATTGCTTTAAAGCTGTTGGCAAGCTATCAAATTTAGAAGAAAAAACTAAAAATTTCACTTCAGATGGCTTTGGCGTTGCTATAGGTCATACTAGATGGGCAACTCATGGAAAGCCGACCGAAATCAACGCTCACCCACATCTTGGCGAGTATAGTTTTGTAACTCATAATGGAATCATAGAAAATTATCAAGAGATAAAAGATGAGTTAGAAAAAGATGGTGTTAATTTTTTAAGTCAAACAGATACTGAAGTTATAGTTCATCTTTTTGAGAAATTTAACGAAGAGTTAAAAGATCCATTTAAGGCTTTTGAAAAAACTATATCAAAACTAGTTGGAAGTTATGCTATTTTAATCATCTCAAAAGCTGCTGGTGATACAATATTTTTTGCTAAAAATGCTGTTCCGATGATAATTGGACAAGATGATAATGGCGAAGTTTTCTTTAGCTCATCAGATGCACCACTTATTGGGTATGTCAAAGATGTTGTTTATTTAGATGACAAGATGTATGGTTATGCCAAAAAAGGTGTTGTAGAAATTTATAAAAATCACAAAACCATAAAACCACAAAAACATGCTCTACCAACAGATAGAAGCTATGCCCAAAAAGAGGGATTTAGGTTTTTTATGGAAAAAGAAATTTATGAACAAAGTACAGTAGCAACTGAAACCATGATGGGAAGAGTTAAAAATGGCACTATAAAATTTGATGAAATTTCACCTGAAATATTTGATGGCATAGACGAAATAGTTCTTTGTGCATGTGGAACTAGCTACCATGCTGCTTTAACTGCAAGCTATCTTTTTGAAAGGGTAGCAAAAATTCGCACAAAAGTAGAAATAGCAAGTGAATTTAGATATAAAGAGCCATTTTTAAACAAAAACTCACTTTTCATAGTTGTATCTCAAAGTGGCGAAACAGCCGATACACTTGAAGCTCTAAAAATAGCTAAAGATGCTGGACTTAAAACATTAGCTATTTGCAATGTTGATAATAGCTCAATGGTAAGACTAGCTGGAAATGTTATACTAACAAGAGCTGGCATAGAAAAAGGCGTAGCTTCAACAAAAGCCTTTACTACGCAGGTTATGACTCTTTGGATGGTAGTTTTATATCTAGCAAATTTAAGAAAAATTTTATCAAATGATGAGTTAAAAAATGAGACAAAAGCACTTCTAAATTTACCAAAAGTCCTAGAAGTTGATCCAAAACTCCATGAAAAAATCCGCCGCATAAGTAAGCACTACTTGCACGGACATGGATTTTTCTTTATTGGAAGAGATGTGTTTTATCCTTTAGCACTAGAAGGGGCTTTAAAACTAAAAGAGATAAGCTATCTTCATGCTGAAGGATACGCAAGTGGCGAGATGAAACATGGTCCTATTGCATTAGTTGATGAAGGGCTTTTTACTATTGCACTACTTCCAAAAAACACCCTTTATGAAAAAACAAAAAGCAATGTCGAAGAGATAGCTGCTAGAGATGGCTTTGTTTTAGCTATAAGTCCGCTTGAATTTGAACTAAGCGATGATTTTATCAAAACTAGTGAACAAGAGCATTTTATGAGTGAGTTTTTTGAGATGATGGTTGTGTTGCAGCTTTTTGCGCTTGAAATTTCAATAAGACTTGGAAATGATGTTGATATGCCTAGAAATTTAGCAAAGAGTGTGACAGTTGAGTAG
- the mqnE gene encoding aminofutalosine synthase MqnE yields the protein MEILEKLKNKERLSYEDGLKLYELDLFTLGKFANAKRRELNGDKVYFNANRHINPTNFCKDVCLFCAFSAHRKNAKSYTMSHDEIMAIVDDTVKRDTKEIHIVSAHNPNVSWQWYLEIFKMIKDKYPHLHIKAMTAAEVDFLAKNNGFSYEEILDKMIEYGVDSMPGGGAEIFDEAIRKKVCNGKVKSDEWLKIHSLWHQRGRESNATMLFGHIEERKHRVDHMLRLRDVQDMAIKNGKGGFNAFIPLVYQRNNNYLKVKKFLGSVEILKTFAVSRLMLDNITHIKSYWATSTINLALVAQEFGCDDLDGTIEKETIQSSAGAASKNGLTMKDFIDLIKTAGLTPVERDSLYNELKVY from the coding sequence ATGGAAATTTTAGAAAAGTTAAAAAACAAAGAGCGTTTAAGCTATGAAGATGGGCTTAAGCTTTACGAGCTTGATCTTTTTACACTTGGAAAATTTGCAAACGCAAAAAGGCGTGAGTTAAATGGTGATAAAGTTTACTTTAACGCAAATCGCCACATAAATCCTACAAATTTTTGTAAGGATGTTTGCCTTTTTTGTGCTTTTTCAGCTCATCGTAAAAATGCTAAATCTTACACAATGAGCCATGATGAGATAATGGCTATAGTTGATGATACTGTAAAAAGAGACACTAAAGAAATTCACATTGTCTCAGCTCACAACCCAAATGTAAGTTGGCAGTGGTATTTGGAAATTTTTAAGATGATAAAAGATAAATATCCACACCTTCATATAAAAGCAATGACCGCAGCTGAGGTTGATTTTTTAGCTAAAAACAATGGCTTTAGTTATGAAGAAATACTTGATAAAATGATAGAGTATGGGGTTGACTCTATGCCTGGTGGTGGGGCTGAAATTTTTGATGAAGCCATTAGAAAAAAAGTATGTAATGGCAAGGTTAAAAGTGATGAGTGGCTAAAAATTCACTCTCTTTGGCATCAAAGAGGGCGTGAAAGTAACGCTACGATGCTTTTTGGACACATTGAAGAAAGAAAGCATAGAGTTGATCATATGCTAAGACTTAGAGATGTTCAAGATATGGCTATTAAAAACGGCAAAGGTGGGTTTAATGCCTTTATACCGCTAGTTTATCAGCGTAATAATAACTACTTAAAGGTTAAGAAATTTCTAGGGTCGGTTGAAATTTTAAAAACTTTTGCCGTATCAAGACTTATGCTTGATAATATCACTCACATTAAATCCTACTGGGCAACTTCAACTATAAATTTAGCTCTTGTAGCACAAGAATTTGGCTGTGATGATTTAGATGGAACGATAGAAAAAGAGACCATTCAAAGCAGTGCTGGTGCAGCAAGTAAAAATGGCTTAACAATGAAAGATTTTATTGATTTAATAAAAACTGCAGGACTAACTCCAGTTGAGCGAGATAGCTTGTATAATGAATTAAAGGTTTACTAA